From Scleropages formosus chromosome 9, fSclFor1.1, whole genome shotgun sequence, one genomic window encodes:
- the rnf32 gene encoding RING finger protein 32 yields MPNLSSKTDERLAIRAVALQDHMARTLHMENVSLREPVRRRCSSVQKKGKHREKTPSIQNLPLPCSLEEEYVLGPSPQPLTLAQRLGLVDAPPISLTTQEWEHVKARSVQEGDSVQPCVICREEFRLQPQVLLSCSHVFHRACLHAFERFSGKKCCPMCRREQYETRVIHDGARIYREKCAVRIQACWRGHVVRKWYKEIRKTVPPKDKLLRRKFFEIKLQEVSDSFLQSCNTNVEEFLDTLDDSVELSRTVFRQFEMQHISTTTGQSWEEIRQKALQRETLDCPICLAPLGLDGAETGGDRHRVRALLSCSHLFHLCCLESFEVFCWDENLLCPLCRSPYQKMII; encoded by the exons ATGCCG AATCTGAGCTCGAAAACGGACGAGAGACTGGCCATCAGGGCCGTCGCTTTGCAGGATCACATGGCACGCACTTTACACATGGAGAACGTGTCGCTGCGGGAGCCTGTGAGGAGAAGGTGCTCCAGCGTGCAGAAGAAAGGGAAGCATAGAGAAAAGACCCCAAGCATCCAGAACCTTCCGTTGCCTTGTTCACTGGAGGAGGAGTATGTTCTCGGGCCGAGCCCTCAACCACTGACGTTGG CCCAGAGGCTTGGTCTTGTTGATGCCCCGCCCATTTCGCTGACCACACAGGAGTGGGAACACGTCAAGGCCAGGTCGGTGCAGGAAGGTGACTCTGTCCAACCCTGCGTCATCTGTAGAGAGGAGTTCCGCCTTCAGCCCCAG GTCCTGCTATCCTGCTCACACGTTTTCCACAGG GCCTGCTTGCACGCGTTTGAGCGGTTTTCTGGGAAGAAGTGCTGTCCCATGTGCAGGAGGGAGCAGTACGAGACCAGAGTGATTCACGACGGCGCGCGGATCTACAGGGAGAAGTGCGCAGTGAG GATCCAGGCGTGCTGGAGAGGCCACGTTGTTCGGAAGTGGTACAAGGAAATACGGAAAACGGTGCCGCCAAAGGACAAGCTGTTGAGAAGAAAGTTCTTTGAGATCAAG CTGCAGGAGGTGAGCGACAGCTTTCTTCAGTCCTGTAACACCAACGTTGAGGAGTTTCTCGACACCCTCGATGACTCGGTGGAGTTGAGCAGGACCGTGTTCCGTCAGTTTGAGATGCAGCACATTTCCACGACGACGGGGCAAAGCTGGGAGGAGATTCGGCAAAAG GCTCTTCAGAGAGAGACTCTCGACTGCCCCATCTGCCTTGCCCCGCTGGGACTCGATGGTGCAGAGACGGGTGGAGACAGACACCGGGTGCGGGCACTGCTGTCCTGCTCACACCTCTTCCACCTTTGCTGTCTGGAGTCCTTTGAGGTCTTTTGCTGGGATgaaaacctgctgtgccccttGTGCCGTTCGCCTTATCAGAAGATGATCATCTGA